Part of the Candidatus Eisenbacteria bacterium genome is shown below.
ATAGCCTCGAGACCATGACCTTCCCCGACCGCGAGACGACCATCGCAGCGGTCCGGAGCCACCCGCTGCTCGCGGAGCCCGACGCGTTCCAGGCGCTGGGAGGCGGGGACGTCGTCCTACGGCCGGAGACGCCGGGGGGGCTCCACGTCCGGGGCGGCGCCACCGATCAGACCGCGTACGTCCTCGACGGAGTCCCCGTGTTCAGTCCGTTCCACGCGGCGGGAATCTCGAGCGCGTGGAACCCGGACGCGATCGCGAGGCTCCATCTCACCTCGTCCGAGCCGTCCTGGAGCGATCCGCACGCGCTGTCGGGAGCGGTCGAGGCCACGACGCGCGCGCCGGGATCGAGATTGCGGGGACAGGCGACCCTCACGACGACCCAAGCGCGGCTCACGGTTGACGGCCCGCTCGGGCGGAACGGAGACGGCTACCTGGCGAGCGCCCGGCTCGGATTGCCGGAGTGGATGGTTCCCGAGGACGAGCCCTCGTACATTCGCGGCGACACCGCGGACCTGATGGCCAAGGTGGAGGCGAGCCTCCTCGGCGGCAGGGGCCGTCTGCTCGGCTTCGCCACGGAGAACGACCTGAACGCGGCCGAGACGACGGAGCTGGATCCCGAACCCACGACTCGTCGCAACGTGTTCGAGTGGGACAGCCACTCGTTCGGGATCGAGTGGGGGCGGCGCGTCGCCCGCGGTACGGTGCGTGTCCTCGGCTGGAGTGCGGCGAGCACGGCGGGATCCCACTGGGCCGCGCAGACGGGCCGCGTGGCCCTGGACTCCGAGCGGAGGGATCGTGGTCTCCTCGCCGTGATGGAATGGGAGTGGGACGACGCAACGGCGTCGTTCGCCGCACGCTTCGAGGAGATCGACACCTTCTACCGGGTGAAGCCCGACACGGGATCGGCGTCCGCGTACGAGCTCGACGGATCCACCCCCGTCGGAACCGTCCTCGCGCGAACCTCCGGGAGACTCGGCTCGCGGCTCGACCTCGACCTCCGCGCTTCCGTGGCGCGGGCTCGAGGCGATCTCTGGGCGGCGCCACGGATCCGCGCGAGGTGGTCGCTCTCGGAGCGCCTCGCCGTCGTGGGTGGAGTCTCCAGGACACACCAGTTCGCTCAGTCCTTGCGAAACCCCGAATCGGTCGTCGGAAACCTCTTCCCCGTGGATCTGTTCGTCGGCGCGGCGGGAGGCGCTCCCGTCGCCCGAAGCGACCAGGTCGTTCTTGCCGCGGAATACCGGCCGTCGCCGGGCGCGCGCCTCGAGGTTCACGGATATCTCCGGGAGAGCGAAGGACTGGTGCTCACGGCGGCTCGCACGGGAGAGCCCTTCGCCGTGGATGGGTTCCCGAGTGGGAGCAGCGAGAGCCGCGGGATCTCCGCGGAAGGAGCCTGGAACGGCGCGCGGCACGGCGTCGTGGCGAGCTACAACTTCGAGGACGTGACCCACGCGACCGGATCGCTCCGCTATACGCCCGAGCATTCGGCCACGCACCGTCTCGAGGGCGGCGTGACGTTCCATCCCATCGCGACGGCGTCGGTGCGATTCGGGGTTGTCGCTGCCTTCGGGCGGCGCACGACGATCTCCGCGAACGACTACGAGTGGGAGGCCTGCAACCTGCTCGACCAGGGGTGCGAGTTCATGGGAAGTCCGCACTACGCGGGAGAGACGCTCGGCGGGACGGAGCTTCCGGACTACGTCCGGGTGGACCTCGGCGTGCGGAAGCACTGGCATCTGGGAGTGGTGGGGCGCGACGTGAGCTGGGCCGTGTTCGGAACCGCCACCAACGTCTTCGGACGGCGCAACGTCATGGGCTATGCGCGGGACCTTTCCGGTGAGCCCTACGACATCACGATGCGTCCCCGGTCCCCGCTCGTGCTGGGGATGGACTGGGCCTTTTGAGCCCCGCCCGTCGATGTCACGGATCATGGCGCTCGCGGGTTCCTTCGCGTGAGCCTTTCGCGAAGCGTCTCGTGGGGTCCCACGGCCTGCGATCATGGAGCGGGTTCTCGGGAGGGCGCCGGTCCGCGGGCTGACGGGATGCCGTCCTTCCACGATCAGTTCGTCCAGCTGTTCGAGGGGAGCTTCCGCCGGCTCGATCGATACCTGAACCGTCTCACGGGCGACCCCGACCTGGCGTCGGACATCGCCCAGGAAGCCCTGGTGAGCTTGTATCGAAGGGGTTCCCTTCCCGACGCGCCGGAGGCGTGGTTGATCAGCGTCGCGATGAATCGGCTGCGAAACGTCGCATCCACCCGGAGTCGAAGACTCCGGCTCCTGACGCCCGCACGGGGCGACCGTGCGCACGCCGACCCTCCCCCGGCGCCGGACGAAGCGGCGGCCGCCGAGGATTCGCGCCGTCAGGTGCGGGTGGCGCTCGAGAAGCTCCCCGAGCGGGACCGGCAACTCCTCCTCCTCCATGCCGAGGGTTATGGCTACCGGGACATGGCCCTCGCGCTGAAGCTCCACTCTGGGAGCATCGGGGTCTTCCTGGCCCGTGCCCGCCGCGCGTTCCGTGCTGCGTACGAGGAGACATTCGGTGCACCCTGATCATCTCGACGACGGACGGATCCAGGCGCTCCTGGACGGCGAGGTTCCACCCGGGGAGGCCGCGTCGGCCCGCGCCCACGCGGCGGGGTGCCCCGAGTGCTCGCGTCGGCTCGAGGACGCGGGCGAGGAGGGGCGCCTGGTCTCGGCGCTTCTCGCCCGGCTCGACTCGCCGACGCCTCGCGTGGAGGTCGGAGACATCGTGGCTTCGGCGGCGGGCACGCCTTCACGCGAGGTCCGCGATCGCCGACCCTGGAGCCGGTGGGCGGCGGCGGTCCTCCTGGCGCTGGGTGTCGGTGGAGTCGCCTACGCGATCCCGGGATCTCCCGTCCGCCAGTGGGTGGACGACCTGATCCCGAAGGTCTTCGTTCGATGGGCGCGCCCGGGAGCCGGTCCATCCGGGACCGACAACCCCTCCGCGTCTCTGGGCGGGATCGCCGTGAAGCCGGGCCCGACCTTCCTCATCTCATTCCCGCGGGCGAGCGGCGGCGTGGCTCGCATCTCGCTCGGCGACGGAGAGCTCGTGGTGGTGCGAGCTCCCGCCGGCGCCGCGTCCTACGAGTCCGCGCACAACCGCCTCGTGGTCCACGCCGCGGCCCCCGCCATCTTCGAGATCGAGATCCCCCGATCCGCGACTCGGCTCGAGATCCGCGTCGCGGGCGCACGGATCTTCCTCAAGGAAGGGGCTCGGTCCGAGCCCGACCTCTCCGGCTCGTCCCGAACGCTGCGGCTCGGACCTCCCTCGAAGTAGCGAATCTCCCGGACACGGCGTCACGAACGGCCTCGGTTGCCGGTTCCACTCTCGCGTCCAGCCACGCGTGTTTTGTCCTTGGGATCGGAGGTGCAAGATGAGGATGGAAAGCCGTTCGTTCGCCGTGTTCCTGACCGTCGTTTCCTTCTGTCTCGCGGGCTGCGGCGAGCGCCGGGGTCCGGCCGGACTGGCCGCGCCTTCGCAGACCTCAGCGCCCATGGTCCCGGAGATCGTCACCACCGCCGCCGCCAGGATCGACCTGGACTTCGATCCCGGCACCTTCGTCGACGGGGTCGACCATCCCTACTTCCCCCTCGAGCCGGGCGCCACGTACACGTACGTCGGAACGACGAGCGACGGCGTGGAGACGATCGTGGTCGAGGTGCTCCACCAGAGGAAGACGATCCTCGGCGTGGAGGCGACGGTCGTGCGGGACCGCGTGTACCTGGACGGCGAGCTCGTCGAGGACACGTTCGACTGGTACGCGCAGGATCAGGATGGAAACGTCTGGTATCTCGGCGAGGACTCGAAGGAATACGAGGACGGCCAGGTCGTGAGCACGGCGGGGTCGTGGGAGGCGGGTGTGAACGGCGCCGAAGCCGGAATCATCATGCTCGCGGCGTTGGAGAAGGGCGACACGTACGCGCAGGAGCACGCGCCGGGTGTGGCCGAGGATCAGGCGCGCATCGTGAGCCTCGACGAATCGGTCACCGTGCCCCATGCGTCCTACACCGGCGTGCTGCAAACACTGGAGTGGACTCCGCTCGAGCCCGGAAACCGGGGCTACAAGTACTACGCGGAGGGCATCGGACTGGTACTCGAGACCTCCAAGCGAAACGGTGGCGAGCGCGTGGAGCTCGTGTCCGTCACGGGGCTGTGACCCCGGCGCGCGGGGCCGGGTGCACGCGCCCATCCGGCCCTCGCGGGCCTCGAGCCGGGGTCAGTTCCGCGTGGCGGAGAACCGAATCGCCCAGCTGTTGCCGAACCAGTCCTCGTCGAAGAGATCCGGAGCGGGGAGCGAGTGGACTCCGTAGGAGGCGGCGATCCCGAGCCCCCAGCTGTCTCCGACCCACCACTCCTTGCCCAGGGTGATCTCGCCGACGAGGTCCGAGCCGGAATCCTCGTCGATGTCGTCCGTTTCGAACACGAGCGAACCCACGCCCAGCGTGCCCGACACGTAGAGGTTCACCGGCATGAAGTAGTACGTGAGTCCGCCTCCCCAGGCGCTCATCGCGACCACTCCGTCGTCCTCCTGCTCCGTTTCTCCCTCGAACGTGAGATCCGGACCCTGAATGGCCCACCCGAAGAGGGTCCCATGCAGCGCGAGATTGCGCGCGATCATGGCGCCGACGGCGATGTTGAGATCGCCCGAAGTGCCCTTCAGGTCGGTGTCGAGCCCGAAGACTTCGATCCCCGTTTTCGCGCTCCCCGCACCGGCCGAGAGCCGCAGGAAGAAGCCGTCATGCGTGCGGGGCTCGCCGGCGCGAGCGGGACCTCCCGCGAGCGTGAAGGCGAGCGCCACGACGGACGTGACCGCAACTCGAGCGAGTCCCCTCATGAAGTGCGACCGATCAATTCAACGTCGCGGACAGACGGATGGCCCAGTTGTTCCCGCTCCAGTTTTCATCGATCTCGCCGTCCGGAATCGAGTGGAAGCCAAACGCGCCCGCCACACCGAGGCCCCAGCTCCCGCCAAGCCACCACTCCTTGCCGAGCGTGATCTCGCCGACGATGCCCGTGTCGGACTCACCCTCGAAGTCGTCGTCCCCGTCGATTTCCAGCGATCCCGCGCCCAGGGATCCCGAGAGATAGATGTTCACCGGCATGAAGTAGTACGTGAGGCCTCCGCCGAACGCGCTCATCATGAGATCCCCGTCGATCTCCGCGGACCCCAGACCCTCGATGTCGAGATCGGGATTGCTGGACGACCAGCCGAAGAGGGTGCCGTGAATGGCGAGATTCCGGGCGACGACGGCGCCGATGGCGATGTTGATGTCGCCGGTGCCGCCGCTGAACTCGAAGTCCGTGTCCAGGACCTCGATCTCGGAGCTCGCGCCCCCGGCTCCCGCCGAAAGCCGCAGGAAGAAGCCGTCGTGCGTGCGCGGCTCGCCGGCCATGGCCGTGCCCGCACCGATCGAGAGTCCCAGCATCGCGCCTGCCACGACAAGAACCATGCGTCGCATCGTGCCTGACATGTGCGTTCCTCCGCGTATGAGCTGCACTGGACCGGGGACGGCCGTCAGACTGGGCCGAGCGGGCGCGGGTGTCAAGGGAGGTCCGGCGCGCTACGAGCCCGGCCCGGGGGAGTCAGTTCAGCGTCGCCGAGAAGCGGATGCTCCAGCTGCTCCCGCTCCAGCTCTCGTCGATCCGACCGTCCGGTATCGAGTGGAAGCCGAAGGCCGCGGCCGCGCCGAGACCCCAGCTCTTCCCCACCCACCACTCCTTTCCCACCGCGAGCTCGCCCATGACTCCCGTGCCGGATTCTCCCTGGACGCCTCCGCCGTCGAAGTTGAGCGAAGCCGAGCCGAGAGAGCCCGTGACATACAGGTTCACCGGCATGAAGTAATAGGTGAGTCCGCCCCCGAACGCGGGGATGCTGAGGGTCCCCTCCACTTCATCGGAGCCGACGCCCTCGATGTCGAGAGTGGGATTGCTGACGGTCCACCCGAAGAACGTCGCGTGCAGCGCGAGACGGCCCGTCACGACCGCACCCACCGCGATGTTGAGATCGCCGCTGCTCCCGCGGTACTCGGTCTCGAGCCCCGGGACGTCGAACTCGCTACCAGCCTCGCCTCCGCCGCCGGAGAGACGGAGAAAGAAGCCGTCGTGCGTGCGCGGCTCGCCTGCGAGAGCGGGTGAACCGAGCAGCGTGAAGGAGAGGATCAGCGTTACCGGGACGGCGAAGCGCGTGAAGGGCCACATGCTCCAGTCCTCCTCCATCGGTCCGAGGGCAGGGCTCGGACGCCCTGGCGCTCGGGCAGGCGGAACTTCGGATTCCTACCACGGGCTGAGGACGAGAGGTCAAGATGTCCCGAAGTGTCGGAGGGTGGTCTACCGGGTACCCAGCGGGATCGATGGTCGCCGTGGCGGCGGAGCGAGGATCGAGTTCCTTCCACGCGGCCGGCATCCATGCCGGAAGTGGTGACTTCGTTCCAACGAGAAGCCCCCCGGGGAGAACCGGGGGGCTCGGTGGTTCCGTGGCTTCGAAGTGTGTGACGCGCTAGACGCGATCCTTGGAGCAGCAGGCGACGCTCTTCTCGCCCGACGCGAACGCGGCGTGGAACGACTTGACCGCCTTGTCGCCGGAAGCCGTGAACTTGTTCTTGTAGCCCGCGGCGGTCATCACCTTGGAGACGTCGTTCTTGCTCATCTTCTTGTCGACGATGAAGTACGCGGTCTTGCTGGAGAGATCGACGTGCGCGCAGTGGATGCCGTTCTTCGCGAGGGCGGCCTTGGAGATGTTCTCCACGCAGCCGTCGCACGTGACCGAGGGCACCGCATAGCTGTACATGACCTGGTTGGCCTTGACGCCGCACTCCTTCATGGCCATGGAGGCCTTGGCGCCTTCCATCCCCTCGCAATGGGCGCCGCCGGCACCCTTCGCGGAAGCGGACGCGACCTTGGCCGTGGTCGCCTCGGCCTTGTCACCGGAACCGCAATTCGGACCGCCGGCCAGGGAAGTCCCGGCCACACAGAGAGCTAGAAGCATCGCAGGGGCGGCGTAGAGTACTTTCTTCATGTCCGTTCTCCTCGGCTGGATGGGTTTCGTGTCCGTTCCGGCTGGCACTGAGGATACCCCGTGACCCCGGGGTGACTCCACTCGATTTCTCATTCTCCCTCGTCCGTTCGATACTCCTCGGGGGCCGTTAGTTGGCGCTGGTCCGCGCGTGCTGGCTCCGGTACCGGTCGATCCCCTGGGCCAGCATCTCCGCGAACTTCGTCTGGAAGTGCGAATCCTTGAGAATGGCCGCTTCCCGGGCATTCGTGATGAAGGCCGTCTCCACGAGCACGGAGGGGATCTCGGGCGCCTTCAGCACCACGAACCCCGCCTGCTTCACCCCGCGCGTCGTGAGCCGCGAGTCCACGTCGACCGCGTCGATCAGGATCTCGGCCAGCTCGCTGCTCCTGCGTATCGTCTCGTTCTGCCGGAGATCGAAGAGGATCGAGAGGAGGTCGTCGCCCGTGTCGGGCGCCACGCCTCCGATCAGGTCCGCCGCGTTCTCCTTCTCGGCGAGGCCGCGCGACGCCTCGTCGGTCGCGCCCGTGAGCGAGAGGAAGTAGATCTCCGTTCCGGTCGCGTCCCGGTTCCGGCTCGCGTTGCAGTGGATCGACACGAGCACGTCGGCCTGGAGCCGGCGCGCGATGTCGATGCGCTTCCGGAGCGGGACGAAGTAGTCCCCCGTCCGCGTCAGGAACCCGCTCACCCCGGGCATGAGATCGAGCTGAGCCTTCAGCTTCTTCGCGATGGCGAGGGTGACGTCCGCCTCCTGGAGCCTCTTGTGTCCGATGGCGCCCGGGTCCTCGCCTCCGTGTCCCGCGTCGATCGCCACGATCAGGTTTCGCGAACGCTTGAGCTCGGTGACCCGCTCCGCGAGCTGCCGCTCGGCTTCGGGATTCGGAGGCGCGGGCACGTCGACCACGATGCGGTCGGGATTCCCGTCCACGGCGGCCAGCATGAACCCCAGGGGGGTGGTCGTCTTCTTGAGGCGGATACGGATGGAGCAGCCCCCGTCGGAAACGGCCGCGAAGATGTCGGCCACGAGGCTGTCGCCGACGAACTCCGTCGTGACCGCCGGCGACTTCCTGACCCCGGGCAGATAGACCTCGAACGTGGTGGAGTCGGCGAGCCGGAACCGGGTCTGGGTGGGAGCGGGGCCGGTCAGGTCGAAGAC
Proteins encoded:
- a CDS encoding RNA polymerase sigma factor — protein: MPSFHDQFVQLFEGSFRRLDRYLNRLTGDPDLASDIAQEALVSLYRRGSLPDAPEAWLISVAMNRLRNVASTRSRRLRLLTPARGDRAHADPPPAPDEAAAAEDSRRQVRVALEKLPERDRQLLLLHAEGYGYRDMALALKLHSGSIGVFLARARRAFRAAYEETFGAP
- a CDS encoding zf-HC2 domain-containing protein, producing MHPDHLDDGRIQALLDGEVPPGEAASARAHAAGCPECSRRLEDAGEEGRLVSALLARLDSPTPRVEVGDIVASAAGTPSREVRDRRPWSRWAAAVLLALGVGGVAYAIPGSPVRQWVDDLIPKVFVRWARPGAGPSGTDNPSASLGGIAVKPGPTFLISFPRASGGVARISLGDGELVVVRAPAGAASYESAHNRLVVHAAAPAIFEIEIPRSATRLEIRVAGARIFLKEGARSEPDLSGSSRTLRLGPPSK
- a CDS encoding heavy metal-associated domain-containing protein produces the protein MKKVLYAAPAMLLALCVAGTSLAGGPNCGSGDKAEATTAKVASASAKGAGGAHCEGMEGAKASMAMKECGVKANQVMYSYAVPSVTCDGCVENISKAALAKNGIHCAHVDLSSKTAYFIVDKKMSKNDVSKVMTAAGYKNKFTASGDKAVKSFHAAFASGEKSVACCSKDRV
- a CDS encoding N-acetylmuramoyl-L-alanine amidase gives rise to the protein MPDPRHSRPVPAALLRAVRTGLILLCLAVLGAGTSGAASSKRQARPAAKPVPELARIRYWTAPDHTRLVFDLTGPAPTQTRFRLADSTTFEVYLPGVRKSPAVTTEFVGDSLVADIFAAVSDGGCSIRIRLKKTTTPLGFMLAAVDGNPDRIVVDVPAPPNPEAERQLAERVTELKRSRNLIVAIDAGHGGEDPGAIGHKRLQEADVTLAIAKKLKAQLDLMPGVSGFLTRTGDYFVPLRKRIDIARRLQADVLVSIHCNASRNRDATGTEIYFLSLTGATDEASRGLAEKENAADLIGGVAPDTGDDLLSILFDLRQNETIRRSSELAEILIDAVDVDSRLTTRGVKQAGFVVLKAPEIPSVLVETAFITNAREAAILKDSHFQTKFAEMLAQGIDRYRSQHARTSAN